The DNA window acggatgggttaatgGCTAACGGATGGGTGTCTGTCAATGGTCATCAAATGGATCTAGCTTAAAATAGCCAGTACCTGATTCAGTAAAATATGCCTGATCCCGATCCACTAGTAGCTATTCAACCATGCTGGCACACTGCGAGCTGCACATTTCAAATTGCGCTTCAATTAAAGGTGTCTGGAAAGTTtatacaacaaaaataatatattatattttataatatattatatataatatgccGCTAGTAGTTATGTAGATACAGCACTGCTGGATCACTGCTTGCAAACCTTAGAAAAATGGATTATCTCAGTTGGTATTAtcttttatacatattttaattaTGATGTTATATTTTTGCTCAGCCATAGCCAAACCTAAATGCACTAATCTCGATTAATAATACCTCGATTATGATTAATGAATGACCGTAGAAGCTGCtcgagttgctcagttggctcagtGTTGGGGTTCTCCTACATGGTGTTTCCATGTCATAGACTGGATGGGGCAGTGTGGTGTGACTGCACACATGGTAGTATGTTTTGAAGGGGATTACATCGATTAGAGCTTCTAAATGTTGGTTTCAGTTGGAGCTGgacaatatgacgatattttgtCAATAAATGTAGTGATGGTGATAACAGTAAgcttttctaatcatatggaggagactgttagttcttaataaacactgatcagctgcaggtttcattactaacagtgtaattagactgggttcattagatgaagagcagcagatattgagtataaatcacagtgttcagtacaggagaggatctgaatagtatataagtttataagaatctgatactgatgtgttttgtctgtgattacatgttttgtgattaatattgtgtatcacaaaaaagtctatatatatatatatatatatatatataatttttattttatttttattttttttgcccaGCCATAGCCAACCTAAATGGGTTAATCTGCATGTTTTTTGACTAGAAAATGCCTTGTTAACAGTCTGCTGTTATGTGCTAAAGGTGTCCATCGCTGATCGAACCAAAGAGGAGTTGGACGACCTCATTGGGAAACTGAAAACTGCATTACAAGGtaatcttttatatatatatatatatatatatatatatatatatatatatatatatatatatatatatatatatatatattatgtatgtatgtatgtatgtatgtatgtatatatgtgtgtgtgtgtgtgtgtgtgtgttctggaaaTCAAGACCAGGTAAAGTGACTACTAACCATCCTGCATACTCTGTAATATTACTTGTATTACTGTATGCACAAATGTTATAAACGgttgattatatatatttatagacaaacagacaatgTTCTGTTCTCTTCTTATTTAAACGCTTTCTCAGGCTTAAACATCAAACCTGACAGCGGCATTCTCTCTCATCCGGCCTTACATGACCCTCTCAACGATCCGAAGAATGGCAACTTTGCTTTCAAACACCTTAAGCAGCAGGTAACAATCAGAAcagcttgatttatttatttatttatttatttaaatcatcAAGACGAAAGTCAAGTGCGCTGCATTTTCTTCTACAGGCCTCAATCCTGGGCAACATGGAGGCTTTGGAGCTGCTCGGTCCTGGCAGGTGTTACGTTGAGTTTGGTGCTGGTAAAGGAAAGCTTTCCCACTGGATTCATGTTGCTCTTGAGAAAGCTGAGGATGTCCACTTTCTGCTGGTGGAAAGGTCCAGCACTCGGTTTAAGGTATTCATCATATCAACAAGGATGAGGGatgttttaaagcagcattatgtgaaatTTGGTtattttcttgctcctgggctccccctacaggtggggagtgtaattcacttttactccactgctgtaaatacaaatcaggcTTTGAGCGAACCCTCATGGAcggctgtacacgtgcatttctggacaagctgagagcacCTGAAGCTTGATCTggaggtagagcagcatgtgggctgaggtggtagagtaacactacaggattttacactaatatgactctatgggttctgcagagttacacagcagcagttctggagagaggttctcctcctgcagctccaccaccaaagctccatagtgcagtagcagcagcagcgctccgacccagagtgggaatgacggagacgccgttctccccctgttaGAGTCAGTggaggagcatcagcatgatcctgaagctgctggtttaagATAACAtttctacataatgctgctttaagtgctTAAACTCCAGGCTTGTTGTTtagttattaagttattaatgtTGTTGAGTAATATCATGTTCTCAATGTTACCctttttaatttattagaaCATTCAACAGCATTAAAGTATGATAGTCCATATTAATGCACTAGATATGAGCTAACATATCAGCCCTAAGCCAATACACTCCCTGCTCTTAATTTCAGAGGAGGAGAGGCCTTAGTCGACAACTATGAGGGATGACTGTGACGATCAAACAAATATAcatcaatatgaattcattttagGCATGTTtttgaatttatttatattgtatgtattaTAATAAGACGTGTGTAGTTTAGGTTGAAAGAACGGCAAACATCAGGGATATTCTAATAGAATGTTTCCCTCTAAATTACTTATGTCATTAATTATGTATGTCCTTATTTATTATAGTACAGAGAGACTGCACGTGTACAGCCTTCCATGAGAGTGCGTGCAAAgcctgatttgtatttacagcagtggagtaaaagtgaattacactccacatATGGGCCTTCAGACAGATCTGTGGAGTTCAAGGGGTTAATGCATTGTCCTTAAGGGTCACTTAATCATCTGAAACCTGACATTTTTCTCTGGTCTCATTTCTTAAGGTAGATGGCaagcacaaaaacacagacGCAACATTTGACAGACTGCAGGTGGACATTCAGCACCTTGATTTAGGTAAGTGGATTGGAGAATGCGGGATATGGGTGAactagtgctgggcgatatgatctCAAATCAGGATCATGATTAATTAAACTTTTTACCTCGATTATGATTAATGAACGATCGGATAGGCTGCTCGAGTTATTTAGTTATATGGTGTTTCCATGTCATTGACTGAAAGTATGTTTTGAAACATGGTAGTATGTTTTGAAGGGGATTACATCTATTAGAGCTTCTAAATGTTGGTTTCAGTTGGAGCTGgacaatatgacgatattttgtCGATAAATTTAGGTTTGGTGATACAGTAAGCTTTTCTAAAACTGttagtacttaataaacactgatcagctgcaggtttcattactaacagtgtaattagactgggttcattagatgaagagcagcagatgttaatagagtataaatcactgtattcagtacaggagaggatctgaatagaagattataagaatctgatactgatgtttttagtatGTGATAAACATGTATTATGATAAATATCACGaatagtctttaaatatcaggatatagtatttttaccatattgcccagccctgcaGTTCATTTGAATTCATTGCCCAGCCTAAGACTGACCCTTCATTGAACCTTTTCATCCGTAAACAACACACCAAAGTCGGCTGCTGACGttgcttgtttatttatatttggagATCCCACAGGTGAAATGGTCAGATATGTGATGGACATAAGGGTGATATTTTGCTCCTCTTTCCCATAAACCCCTGTAGGAAGAGTGCCATTCTTGAGTGAAAAGGGGCTTCCCGTCATCGCTGTGGGTAAACACCTGTGTGGTGCAGCAACTGGTAAGTGGTTGGACCATGACCTGAAACAGCCGTGGATTCCAATGTCCTGCAGCTTGTTTCGTTCTTCTTCCAGACTCTCGTTCCTCAGATTCCTTTATCTGTGTTCATCTTCACAGACCTGGCTCTGAGGTGTTTATTTGAGCACAGTCTGAAAGACCTCGACAGTCATCAGCCCACCAAGCGCATCAAGCTCAGCGAGGGAGCTGAGGAGGACAGCAAAACTGGAGGGGACCTTGCAGTCTCAGGGGTTGCCATTGCCCTCTGCTGTCACCACCGCTGTGACTGGAGGCATTACGTAGGGAAGGAGTTCTTCAGGGAACGAGGCCTTGGAATTCGAGAGTTTGACGCCTTCCAGCGCATGTCCAGCTGGGCTACCTGTGGCATGAGTAGAGTTAGCCATGGCCACAAGACGTCGCCACGGGAGAAGGTCGGTACATTAGATGAGAAACAAatgggaaaagaagaagaagaagaggaggaggacgaaGAAGATGAAGAGGCAGAACATGAAGGCAGTTCTGAGACCATACCAGATAACCTCAACAGGTGAGTGCTCAGCAGCTCCTTCAGTAGATGTGGAATTGATCTGCGGATGGTCTTGCCCTGTTAACCTCTTGTTTTATCTGTGGTCTCTGTTAGCGCTGTATCAGCAGAAGAGCGGGAGCACGTAGGACGCCTGTGCAAGGTGCTGATTGACCACGGCAGGCTGCATTACCTTCAGCAAAGAGGGTTCAAGCCCAACCTTAGATATTACACCAGCCGAGACGTGTCTTTGGAGAATGTTCTTCTGACTGCTGTTCCTATTTAAAGACGTGAGCCCTAATGCTGGACGTTGTGGACATAGACATtacttacatacacacagcaaTGTGGTCATATCAAAGCCTCATTTgtacatttcatgatgaatggaccaatgaaaGGGGTTCACAAGTGCTTGGACTAAAATTGGGATGAGGTTTTGATATGACAATGTTTCTTCCAGTCAGTTCTTTGCTGCTAACATTGGGACAGGTTGGCAACAGCTGGCACAGGACGCAGTAGACCAACAGCACAGATAGCAGAATGGCACCCTCTAGTGTAGGGACTAGAGAGGCAAAATGCAGAAGAGTCTTTACAGGACCAGCAGAACAAGCAGGACGGGACGGGACGTGACCGGACAGACCGGGTCTCTTTGAACAGAAGACAGCAGAGCAGACTGAGCAGTGGCATGCAGGACATCACAGTAAAGGCGCAGCGATCTCTAGCACACCTTCCAGGGCCACATTTAGTACAGAGGTATAAGTCTGGGAATCTGAAACACAGCGTAGACAGAAGGTTAGATCGACAGCAGATCATTCTCAGGCTTTaaattgcagtgttttattgtttttattctttttttattattatcttttatATGAAATCTGTCCTATCGTTTGTGCACACAGTGCATGTTGAGTATAGCGTAACCTCTTTTGCGGGCCTCGTGGATGTAGTGGTGCATAAACTCCCGCCCATACATCTCCCTgtcgtcctcctcctcgtccACGTCCTCTCTCACGTCCGGCAGGGTCACGTCGTAGGTCAGCGGGTTGTCCCGGAAATTCACAAACCTGCCAAAAAACAAACGTCAAACAGTTTTGTATTCTTTAATAAAATCAGATTTTCTCACT is part of the Salminus brasiliensis chromosome 17, fSalBra1.hap2, whole genome shotgun sequence genome and encodes:
- the trmt13 gene encoding tRNA:m(4)X modification enzyme TRM13 homolog isoform X1: MAEPLSDGVAAPLPGRCAFYVVKKKRYCKMVVGRGRAFCGEHADADKDSERRRIPCPLDPKHTVFEDSLAKHLKKCNSKEKPKPVYYVKDINAGPVNEEEEVISEVSIADRTKEELDDLIGKLKTALQGLNIKPDSGILSHPALHDPLNDPKNGNFAFKHLKQQASILGNMEALELLGPGRCYVEFGAGKGKLSHWIHVALEKAEDVHFLLVERSSTRFKVDGKHKNTDATFDRLQVDIQHLDLGRVPFLSEKGLPVIAVGKHLCGAATDLALRCLFEHSLKDLDSHQPTKRIKLSEGAEEDSKTGGDLAVSGVAIALCCHHRCDWRHYVGKEFFRERGLGIREFDAFQRMSSWATCGMSRVSHGHKTSPREKVGTLDEKQMGKEEEEEEEDEEDEEAEHEGSSETIPDNLNSAVSAEEREHVGRLCKVLIDHGRLHYLQQRGFKPNLRYYTSRDVSLENVLLTAVPI
- the trmt13 gene encoding tRNA:m(4)X modification enzyme TRM13 homolog isoform X2; the protein is MCADLPQSLCFPTPFPPADKDSERRRIPCPLDPKHTVFEDSLAKHLKKCNSKEKPKPVYYVKDINAGPVNEEEEVISEVSIADRTKEELDDLIGKLKTALQGLNIKPDSGILSHPALHDPLNDPKNGNFAFKHLKQQASILGNMEALELLGPGRCYVEFGAGKGKLSHWIHVALEKAEDVHFLLVERSSTRFKVDGKHKNTDATFDRLQVDIQHLDLGRVPFLSEKGLPVIAVGKHLCGAATDLALRCLFEHSLKDLDSHQPTKRIKLSEGAEEDSKTGGDLAVSGVAIALCCHHRCDWRHYVGKEFFRERGLGIREFDAFQRMSSWATCGMSRVSHGHKTSPREKVGTLDEKQMGKEEEEEEEDEEDEEAEHEGSSETIPDNLNSAVSAEEREHVGRLCKVLIDHGRLHYLQQRGFKPNLRYYTSRDVSLENVLLTAVPI
- the trmt13 gene encoding tRNA:m(4)X modification enzyme TRM13 homolog isoform X3, whose amino-acid sequence is MQMHTVFEDSLAKHLKKCNSKEKPKPVYYVKDINAGPVNEEEEVISEVSIADRTKEELDDLIGKLKTALQGLNIKPDSGILSHPALHDPLNDPKNGNFAFKHLKQQASILGNMEALELLGPGRCYVEFGAGKGKLSHWIHVALEKAEDVHFLLVERSSTRFKVDGKHKNTDATFDRLQVDIQHLDLGRVPFLSEKGLPVIAVGKHLCGAATDLALRCLFEHSLKDLDSHQPTKRIKLSEGAEEDSKTGGDLAVSGVAIALCCHHRCDWRHYVGKEFFRERGLGIREFDAFQRMSSWATCGMSRVSHGHKTSPREKVGTLDEKQMGKEEEEEEEDEEDEEAEHEGSSETIPDNLNSAVSAEEREHVGRLCKVLIDHGRLHYLQQRGFKPNLRYYTSRDVSLENVLLTAVPI